ACCGAGGCAAAGGCTGAGGTAAAAGCTAATTTTTTAAAAATCTGGCTAAAAATATCGGCGCTGTATTGTACCTCTATGCCGCTGGTTCGTAAATCGGCTTCCATAGTTTCGAGCAACGGGTAATTGGCTTTACTTTGGTTGGCAAAACCATAAACAACCCGGAAAATCTGGTTGTTCTGGATGATTTCGCCGGGTCCTGACACGTAGCCGGTAACGTAAATACAGCCGTCGCCGATGGTTTTGTGTGGCAAAGTGGCTCGCAAAATATTACCCGTTTCCATGGAGTTGAGAATCGGAATAATAATGGTTTGCGCATCGGCTACCTGCTCCAGTACCGGTATAATTTCTTTAATGCTGTAGGCTTTTACGCAAACAAAAATAACTTCAAACCGCTCCCGGCCCAGCTCGGTTAACGAAACTGCTTTTATATCCGGAATAGTAATTCTTTCGTGATTATATAGATGGATGGTCAAGCCTTTTTCCTGAATGGCAGCTAAATGCTCCCCGCGGGCTACTAAGGTTACATCAAAATTGCTCCGGGCCAGAAAACCACCAATTAATCCACCGGCACCACCCGCGCCAATTACTAAATACTTCATGCAAAATAATTTAAAACCTTAGCGTTCTTCGGGTAAATTAAAATAATACTAAGGTCAGGAAAAAACGTAAAATCCGCGCCTGTTCCGGTTATATAGCCAGAACAGGCGCGGACTTTAAAGATTAATTTTATTTTTCGGCCACCGGCTTTTTATATTCCGTTACGGCTGCCCCTAAATCATAAATCTGCACGTTGGGCAGCAGTTTTTTTAAAATACTGCTGGCCGTAGCCGACCGGTACCCAGATGCGCAATTTACCAAAATGGGTTTATCTTTCGGGATTTCGGTGAGGCGTTGCGTTAATTCGTGCAGTGGTATATGAATGCTGTTTTTAAAAACGGTAGTTTCGTTTACTTCTTTGATGGTTCTTACATCCAGGTAAGTATACTTGTTTTCTTCCGGATTAAAAGTACTTTTATCAAAAGTAGTAAACTGGTTGCCGTTGGTGGCATCGTACACAAAAGCGCCTTTTATTTTAGATTCGTAGCCAATAGCTGCTGCCTTTTTTATAACACTTTGCAGATTCTCATCATCCGCGGCCACCAAATAAAATTCAGATTCGGGCGCTACCATGCTACCCAACCAGGTTTCGAAAGCCCCGCCTCCTTGAATGTTGATGGCGTTGGTTAAATACGAAGCCTTAAAAGTTGCCGCTGGCCGGCTGTCAATAATCAAGGCTTTAGCTTCGGGTTGGTGATTTTTGGGTAGGTGTTTTACTTTAGCCAGGCTAGCTTTTAGCTC
The sequence above is a segment of the Adhaeribacter swui genome. Coding sequences within it:
- a CDS encoding ketopantoate reductase family protein, giving the protein MKYLVIGAGGAGGLIGGFLARSNFDVTLVARGEHLAAIQEKGLTIHLYNHERITIPDIKAVSLTELGRERFEVIFVCVKAYSIKEIIPVLEQVADAQTIIIPILNSMETGNILRATLPHKTIGDGCIYVTGYVSGPGEIIQNNQIFRVVYGFANQSKANYPLLETMEADLRTSGIEVQYSADIFSQIFKKLAFTSAFASVGGYYQVNAAAIQHTPEYREEFIRLLRELEQIGQAANYTTSAEIVENNIVILDGLASEFTTSFQKDLPLNKPDEREQLIFDVVRMAQKYQVPAPTYLKIAQYFGYTG